A DNA window from Paenibacillus sp. HWE-109 contains the following coding sequences:
- a CDS encoding YaaR family protein: MKINPGWQPIGKNVKVNENVPPAQMAPRNFSEIMQQQDEKFTQEQLSKMVQQITLQGDRLSRGMTVRDLLQYKLLIKQFLEETARRGVNLRDTKGWDRRGRSKRYKLLEEIDQELLALADELLESEQGRIEILHRIGEIRGMLINLLF, translated from the coding sequence TTGAAAATTAATCCGGGGTGGCAGCCCATCGGTAAAAACGTCAAAGTCAATGAGAACGTCCCGCCGGCACAAATGGCCCCCCGGAATTTCTCGGAAATCATGCAGCAGCAGGATGAGAAATTTACTCAGGAGCAGTTGTCCAAAATGGTGCAGCAAATTACGCTGCAAGGCGACCGTCTATCACGGGGGATGACCGTGAGGGATCTTCTTCAATATAAATTGTTGATCAAACAGTTTCTGGAGGAAACGGCACGTCGTGGCGTCAACTTACGAGATACGAAGGGCTGGGATCGTCGCGGCCGTTCGAAGCGATATAAGCTTTTGGAAGAAATCGATCAGGAACTGCTTGCTTTGGCTGATGAGTTGTTGGAAAGCGAGCAGGGTCGAATTGAAATTTTGCACAGAATCGGAGAGATCCGAGGCATGCTGATTAACTTGTTATTTTAG
- the tmk gene encoding dTMP kinase, whose protein sequence is MNGIFITFEGPDGAGKTTQLKQLAEGLKKLGHDVLVTREPGGTAISDQIRSIILDPAHKEMVDQAEVLLYAASRAQHVHQLILPALQAGRIVLCDRFIDASVAYQAYGLGIDVDQVKEISRYASSGLQATRTYILDVPVEVSLARLHHRAGSGSDAQQLDRIEQKHVDYHSRVRAGFHQIAADHPERVQVVDANRSEEEIAADIWTDCNQLLEEHISV, encoded by the coding sequence GTGAACGGAATATTTATTACTTTTGAAGGGCCGGATGGCGCCGGGAAAACAACGCAGTTGAAGCAATTGGCTGAGGGGCTCAAGAAACTGGGACATGATGTCCTTGTGACCAGAGAACCGGGCGGTACGGCAATCAGTGATCAGATTCGAAGCATTATACTTGACCCTGCGCATAAGGAGATGGTGGATCAAGCAGAAGTATTGCTATATGCGGCATCCAGAGCACAGCATGTGCATCAATTGATTCTTCCGGCGCTTCAAGCTGGACGTATAGTCCTATGCGATCGATTCATTGATGCGAGTGTAGCTTATCAAGCATATGGGCTAGGCATAGACGTAGATCAGGTCAAAGAGATTTCGCGATATGCCAGTTCAGGGTTGCAAGCGACGCGCACTTACATTCTTGATGTTCCTGTGGAAGTAAGTTTAGCCAGATTGCATCATCGTGCTGGTTCGGGTTCAGATGCCCAGCAGCTGGATCGGATTGAACAGAAGCATGTTGATTACCACAGCCGGGTAAGGGCAGGCTTTCACCAGATCGCGGCCGATCATCCTGAACGGGTTCAAGTCGTGGATGCCAATCGGAGTGAAGAAGAGATAGCTGCAGACATTTGGACTGATTGTAACCAATTGCTGGAGGAACATATTTCCGTGTAA
- a CDS encoding cyclic-di-AMP receptor, whose translation MKLVVAIVQDKDSNRLSNALIKEGFRATKLASTGGFLRAGNTTFMIGTEDERVQEVMQVIRANCKIREQLVTPVSPMGGTTDSYIPFPVEVQVGGAAVFVLPVDRFEHY comes from the coding sequence ATGAAACTAGTCGTAGCCATTGTACAGGATAAAGATAGCAATCGTCTTTCCAATGCTTTAATCAAAGAAGGGTTTCGCGCTACGAAGCTGGCGAGTACTGGCGGGTTTTTACGTGCTGGGAATACGACTTTTATGATTGGTACGGAAGACGAGAGAGTGCAAGAGGTCATGCAGGTGATTCGCGCTAATTGCAAAATTCGTGAACAACTGGTTACACCGGTTTCACCAATGGGAGGAACGACGGATTCATATATTCCGTTTCCCGTGGAAGTGCAAGTGGGTGGAGCTGCGGTTTTCGTATTGCCAGTTGATCGGTTCGAGCATTACTAA